AAACGCCTGCCTGCTGCGCAGATACCGCGTACCGGCTCGGAACTCGTCTTTCACGCCCGCTTCGAGGACGCGAACTGGATGGTCGACGAGCCCGCTACGTCTGGCCTCGAACTCGGCGAACAAAGCATTGAGGCGGAACAGGCAACGAAGCAGGTTTCGCTGCTGACGCTCAAGATTGCCCAGGCGCTTGAGCCGCTGAAGCCGGGGCTGCTCGCCCTGACAAGCTACGAGCGGGTCTGGTGGCCGCAGGTACGCGTACTGAGCGCCTACGGCAGGGAGCAGGCCGACGTCGCGCGGGTGGTCGAGGCGCTACACATCGCGGGCCTGCCGCCACTCGCGGTCCAGGCGGTACCAGCTTCGGACGGGTTGATCGTCGCCGATGCGTGGCTCGACGCGAAGGAGACGCGCCCGCTGCTCGTCGTAGCGATCGCATGGCATGAGGCTGGTCCACCCGAGGGCAGCGCCGAGGGATGCGTCGCCGTGCTCCTGACGGCGGGATATTTCCGGCTGCCGGAAACGGTCAAGGTCGCCGCGCTACTGCACCGTCCTGTCGCCGGGCTCGCAGACGAAGTCGAATACGGCTTCGCGAATGCTGCGGTATGGGGCAAGGCTGACTTCGCCTCGATCGTACGCGCGTGGATAACCCGTCCTGTAGACGGATGCGACAAGGCGCTACGCCGGGCCCATATGGATGTCATTGCGAAAGACGAGGCGCAGCGGCGGCCCGACCGTGTCGTCGGCGACCTCGGCGACGGCAACGGCTGGCTCTCCATCGCAGCGGCTATCGAATCAGGCGCCGCAGACGGCGCGCAACTGATCATCGACGGCGTACAGTCCGCGCTCCTGCACGTAACGCCTGCAACAATAGATAACAACCGGAATACTGATGACAGACCCCAGGCTTACCCTGCGCTCGCTTGAGCCCGTGACCACAACGGAGGAATCCCCGCCATCGAGCCGTGTGGCGATCTGGGGGGTACCCGTCGCGGCCCTGATCGTCGCCGTGCTTGCAATCGGCATCGTATCGCTGCGCGGTGACCTGGTTGGCGTAACCGCGGGCGAGTCACGACTAAAAGCGATTATCGCCATTCTCGTAACTTTCGCGGTCGTCGTCGTCGCTCACCTCGTCCTGTTCGCGACCGGCGCTTACAACTTCGCGGGGCGGCTCTTCCGCAGCGAGACCGGCGACCGCACGAAGGCGGCGAAACCACTCAAGCGCGACGCCCGTCTGCAACGCATCTACGAGGAACTGCGCGTCTCGCAGGGCTGGTTCTGGCGTCACCGCCTGCGCTGGCTGCTGGTGAATGGCACGGACGAACGCATCGATCAGATAGTGCCCGGTCTCAAGCAGGCGGGCGTTATGCATGTGGACGAAACCATCCTCGTGCATGTATCGCCGGAAGGGATCGAGGCGCAGAAGTGGCTCGGCCAGCTCCGCCAGTTGCGCCGCCGCTGCCCGGTTGATGGCGTCGTTCACGTCGCGGGCGCGGACGATACGGATACCGAACTGCCCCGCGCACTCTCAGGTATCGGCACGGCGCTCGGCTGGGCCGCGCCCGTTACGTTCCTTCATCTGGTCGAGGCAAAGGGTAGCCCGTCCGAGCGCTTCGATGCCGTCGGCGCGTTCATGCCGAACGATTCGCGCAGACAGGCGGCGGCCGTCGCCAGACTGCCGGAGCTGCTGAACGAGGTCGAGCAGCGGTCTGCGGACGCGGGCATACACCTTTGCACCCGGAACAACCTTCGGGTGACCTGGCTGATGGAAGTCTCGAAGTATGTCGGCGACCATTGCGAGCGCATCGTCGATGGCCTTCGGGGACTGGCTGCGTCGAACTGGCTGCACGCGCCGCTCGCGGGCGTCATGTTCGCGCCGGTTTTTTCGGGGCAGACTGTCTCGCCGATACCCGTTGTCAACGGCGACGGGATACCCGGCGAGCCTGTCGACACACCGACAGCGGCAGTACCGGTCACGCGCGAGCAGCCCGCCGCGTTGCTGCCGGTGTGGCGCGAAATCGCGGCGGGGTCGCCCAACTACCGGGGCCGGCGCGTCGGCTTCTACTGGCCCAATGCGCTCGCCACTCTCGTCACGGCCGCGGCGATCGCGTGGTGCGTGTGGATGACGGTGTCCTTCATCGGCAACCGGCAGCTTGCGCGCGAGGCAAATCAGACAGCGCAGACCGCTGTCGAGGCAAAACCGCAAACCGCCGAATCCTGGCGCGACCAGCTCGCGCTCCAACTACTGATGGAACAGCTCGAATACCGAGAGCAGCACGGCGCGCCGTGGTACCTGCGCGCGGGCCTTTCGCGCAACGATGACATCCTTGCGGCGCTCTGGCAGCCGTACCGGGTCGCCGCGACGCAGAACATGCAGGCGCCAGTAGTGCAAACCATCACTGACCTGCTCAAGGCCGCAGGCGAAGCCCGCGCCGATGCACTGCAATCGCAGGATACGCGCGGCAGCACCTATAGGGCGCTCAAGACCTACCTGATGCTCGGCGACCCCGCCCACGCCGATGCGACGTTCCTCCGACGCACACTCGTTGCCCTGTGGCGACGTCCGGTGGACATGTCCGAAGGCGAGCGCGACGATACGGGCCGCCGGCTTGCAGCCTTCTATGCGGATCATCTGAAGGCTCACCCTGAATGGCGCATCACGCCCGACAGCAGCCTCGTGAGCACTACCCGCAACATGCTGGTCACGCAGATGGGACTCGCCTCAGCCGACGACACCGTGTACCAGAGCATCCTCGACGAGGTCAAAGGTAAATATGCCGATGCATCGCTCCAGACGCTGCTCAACGGTGCGGACGCACGCGGGATGTTCACGACGTCGCAGACGGTGCCGGGCATCTACACGCGTGCCGCCTGGGACGGCATGATCGCGGACGCTATCGACAGGACCGCAAGCGAGCGACGCGTGAGCGGCGACTGGGTGCTGACCGGCGCGCAACCATCACAGACCATCGGTGACACCCTCGCACAGGGGGCGGTCCGCACCGGCGCCGCCATTGACGAAAAGCGCACTGCGGAGCAACTGAAGCAGCGCCTCACCGCGCGCTACTTCGCGGAATACACGGCGGCCTGGCAGACCCTGCTCAACAGCCTCCAGTGGCAGCCAGCGCCGAACCTGAACGGCTCAATCGACCAGCTCACGCGCCTCGCCGACGCGCAGACCTCGCCGCTGATCGCGCTGATGAAGTCGGTGCAGTATCAGGCAGAGGCGGGACGGCCATCGCAGGCGCTGACCGATACGCTGGTCCGCAAGGCACAAAGTCTGATCGGCAACGACGACAACGCGCAGGCACCGACCGTCAATCCGCTGGACAAATCATTCGGCCCGCTACTCGCATTGATGGGCGAGACCGGCACTCCCCCGGCCTCCGGTAACGTCAAGGGCAACACGTCGGCGAATGTCGCGCTCAGCGGCGTAAGCCTGTCCCGCTATCTCACTGCGGTCACGACGATGCGTCTGAAGCTTCAGCAGATCGCGGGGAGTCCCGACGCACAGGCGATGGCGCGCTCACTCGCGCAGGCAGTATTTCAGGGCAAGCTCTCTGAGTTGTCGCAGGCACGCGATGACGCGGCGCTGACAGCCGCAAGTCTCGGCTCCGCATGGGCGGGCTTCGGCAACGCGGCGTTTGCGCGGCCGCCCGAAGCCGCGTGGCAGACGATCCTGCAACCGGCCGCGGCCAGCCTGAACGAGGCGTGGCGCGCGAGCGTCGCCGCGCCGTTCAATGCCGCGATGAGCGGACGTTATCCGTTTTTCGACACGCAGGCCGATGCGTCTTTCGCCGAACTCGGGCGCTTCGTCCGTCCCGACACTGGCCTGATCGCCCGTTTCATCTCGACGCAACTCGCGGGCGTACTGAAGCTCGAAGGTGATCACTGGATACCGAACGAACTCGCACCACAGGCACTCCAGTTCGATCCGAAGTTCCTTGCAGGCCTGCGCCAGCTATCGACGGTCGGAGCGCAGCTCTACATGAAGGGCGATGCGAACGAGCACTTCGAGATGATGGCCTTGCCGACGCCGAACGTGACGCGCTCGGAACTGTCGGTCGACGGCAGGCAGATCGTCTATTTCAACCAGCAGGAAAGCTGGACGCCGCTCGCATGGCCCGGTGACGGCCTGAACGGGCATGCGGGTCTGACGTGGCAGACACTCAACGCGGGCCTGAGGCAGGCG
The DNA window shown above is from Paraburkholderia sp. BL10I2N1 and carries:
- a CDS encoding ImcF-related family protein, giving the protein MTDPRLTLRSLEPVTTTEESPPSSRVAIWGVPVAALIVAVLAIGIVSLRGDLVGVTAGESRLKAIIAILVTFAVVVVAHLVLFATGAYNFAGRLFRSETGDRTKAAKPLKRDARLQRIYEELRVSQGWFWRHRLRWLLVNGTDERIDQIVPGLKQAGVMHVDETILVHVSPEGIEAQKWLGQLRQLRRRCPVDGVVHVAGADDTDTELPRALSGIGTALGWAAPVTFLHLVEAKGSPSERFDAVGAFMPNDSRRQAAAVARLPELLNEVEQRSADAGIHLCTRNNLRVTWLMEVSKYVGDHCERIVDGLRGLAASNWLHAPLAGVMFAPVFSGQTVSPIPVVNGDGIPGEPVDTPTAAVPVTREQPAALLPVWREIAAGSPNYRGRRVGFYWPNALATLVTAAAIAWCVWMTVSFIGNRQLAREANQTAQTAVEAKPQTAESWRDQLALQLLMEQLEYREQHGAPWYLRAGLSRNDDILAALWQPYRVAATQNMQAPVVQTITDLLKAAGEARADALQSQDTRGSTYRALKTYLMLGDPAHADATFLRRTLVALWRRPVDMSEGERDDTGRRLAAFYADHLKAHPEWRITPDSSLVSTTRNMLVTQMGLASADDTVYQSILDEVKGKYADASLQTLLNGADARGMFTTSQTVPGIYTRAAWDGMIADAIDRTASERRVSGDWVLTGAQPSQTIGDTLAQGAVRTGAAIDEKRTAEQLKQRLTARYFAEYTAAWQTLLNSLQWQPAPNLNGSIDQLTRLADAQTSPLIALMKSVQYQAEAGRPSQALTDTLVRKAQSLIGNDDNAQAPTVNPLDKSFGPLLALMGETGTPPASGNVKGNTSANVALSGVSLSRYLTAVTTMRLKLQQIAGSPDAQAMARSLAQAVFQGKLSELSQARDDAALTAASLGSAWAGFGNAAFARPPEAAWQTILQPAAASLNEAWRASVAAPFNAAMSGRYPFFDTQADASFAELGRFVRPDTGLIARFISTQLAGVLKLEGDHWIPNELAPQALQFDPKFLAGLRQLSTVGAQLYMKGDANEHFEMMALPTPNVTRSELSVDGRQIVYFNQQESWTPLAWPGDGLNGHAGLTWQTLNAGLRQAFDSTGDWAFLRLLAKADVKQLDSTRYQLTWNDANGDPLRYVLRAQVGAGPLELLKLRGFQMPERIFVVGKAGAAPMLPPLPPEL